In Chaetodon trifascialis isolate fChaTrf1 chromosome 6, fChaTrf1.hap1, whole genome shotgun sequence, one DNA window encodes the following:
- the LOC139332323 gene encoding betaine--homocysteine S-methyltransferase 1-like, whose product MDTKKKRGILERLNAGEVVVGDGGYVLQLERRGYVRAGDWTPEAAVEHPEAVRQLHREFLRAGANVLQTFTFYCSEDRLEISGSVTNITGTQINEAACDLAREVADEGQALVAGCVSKTPCYVNSHNEAEVKAIFKKQMDNFLKKNVDFLIVEFVDHVEEAVWAVEVLKTSGKPVAATMCISPHGDLDGVPPGECAVRLVKAGADIVGVNCHLDPLTCVRTVKLMKEGLEKAGLKAHLMIQPFGFHTPECNIGGYVSLPEYPFALETRSMTRWDVHKYAREAYNAGIRYIGGCCGFEAYHIRAIAEELAAERGFLPPASEKHGLWGAALEMHTKPWVRARARREYWENLLPASGRPKCPSMATPADDYEQRLKASMPS is encoded by the exons ATGGACACCAAGAAGAAGAGG GGTATCTTGGAGCGCCTGAATGCTGGGGAGGTGGTTGTAGGAGATGGAGGTTATGTGTTGCAGCTAGAGCGACGTGGCTATGTGAGGGCTGGAGACTGGACACCTGAGGCTGCTGTCGAACACCCTGAAGCAG tgCGGCAGCTGCACAGGGAGTTCCTGAGAGCAGGAGCCAATGTGCTTCAGACGTTCACCTTCTACTGCAGCGAGGACAGGCTGGAGATCAGCGGCAGCGTCACCAACATCACt GGGACCCAAATCAATGAAGCAGCCTGTGACCTGGCCAGGGAGGTGGCCGATGAGGGTCAGGCATTGGTCGCTGGGTGTGTGTCTAAGACTCCATGTTATGTGAACAGTCACAATGAGGCCGAGGTCAAGGCCATCTTTAAAAAACAGATGGATAACTTCCTCAAGAAGAACGTTGATTTCCTTATCGTGGAG TTTGTTGATCATGTGGAAGAGGCAGTGTGGGCCGTGGAGGTGCTGAAGACCAGCGGGAAACCAGTGGCTGCGACTATGTGCATCTCCCCTCATGGAGACCTGGACGGAGTCCCACCTGGAGAGTGTGCTGTCAGGCTGGTCAAAGCCG GAGCTGACATTGTTGGAGTAAACTGCCACTTGGACCCTCTGACGTGTGTTCGTACAGTGAAGTTGATGAAAGAGGGATTAGAGAAAGCCGGTCTCAAAGCTCATCTCATGATCCAGCCATTTGGCTTTCACACACCTGAGTGCAACATCGGTGGATACGTCAGCCTGCCTGAGTACCCATTCG CACTGGAGACCAGATCAATGACCCGCTGGGACGTCCATAAATACGCCAGAGAGGCTTACAATGCTGGAATTCGCTACATCGGTGGCTGCTGTGGATTTGAGGCCTACCATATCAGAGCTATAGCAGAGGAgctggctgcagagagaggattCCTCCCACCAGCTTCAGAGAAGCACGGACTCTGGGGAGCTGCTCTGGAGATGCACACTAAACCCTGGGTCAGAGCCAG GGCTCGTCGAGAATACTGGGAAAACCTGCTGCCTGCTTCTGGACGTCCCAAATGCCCTTCCATGGCCACACCAGCCGATGATTATGAGCAACGGCTGAAAGCTTCCATGCCATCATAA